The Lolium rigidum isolate FL_2022 chromosome 2, APGP_CSIRO_Lrig_0.1, whole genome shotgun sequence genomic interval TAACAACTTGGTTTTTCTCCTCGGAAAAATTCCTTTTTAGAATGCATAATAGTATAGGTAATTATGTATAAAACATAGGGCAGAGACACACGGATGATTTTAAAACAGAAGGCATAAAAAAACTTCAAATTAATAAACCCAATGACAGATGATCACTTCCCTAAAAAATGGACAGATCACAGATGATCACTGCCTCACTCATGCCCTGTCCAGATGGCTCGCGGCCTAATTAGTTATCTTGACAGCGGATTAAAATTACGCTGATATATGTAGTGCAGGACTATACAGTGTAGACTTCCAAGAAAAAATTACACTATTTTATAACCGGCGTCGAGCCTAAGCATCCATTGATCAGGCTGCTCACCTCATCGGGCACGCCTGGATTATTGATAGTTGGCATTTGGCAACAAGTTCCGTCGGAGTCTGCCCTACTCCCTCACTCGCGCGGTTGACGGCGAAACGAAGGATGCAATATTTCTTTCCTCGAATTATTGGTCGCCGCCTGGATTGTTAATCGTCCGAAAACGTAAGCCCTCCTCTCCTCTGCATAATTGTCTAGATAAAACATCTGCTTGGTGCAAGATATCCATCGACCACAAAGACAATTATATCCACCGAATAAATAGTTAAGTTAGCTTGGACGACCTAGAACATTGAGTAATGCTTTCCTCTCTGGGCCAGTATAACCTAACCTGCGTCATAGGACAACATTGAGTTTCATTGGAAGTCCATAATCCTATAACAAAAATCGTGAGTGGAGGTCGACCATTTTAGCAACCGACTAGGAATAATATTTCCTTTCCTCACCGGTCTTGTCAACTCCAACCTAGGTCCCACATCGTCTACTTTGCTGCTAAGATATCCTCAATTAACCAGGTAAAAGCAACAGCATGTCCACTAGCTTACCCATAATATACTTTCAAACATCTATGGAAAAGTATAATTTCTTTGAAAATTAAAATCTGGCTGTGAATGATTTGGCATAATGCCATTGCCACAAAGGACAATTTGCTGAGAAGAAATTGGCAAGGAAGTGCTACATATCAGTTTTGCAACAGCCAACTATTCCACATCTCTTCTTCTCCTGTCCAGCCGCAAAGTTTGTTTGGAGTGCAGTTGGTAACTTGATTGGGGCAAAATCCAGACCTGGCTCTTTTACACAATTTTTCTGGTGGATACCACGTTTCATTCCTGCAAGCAGAAACACGCAGATTGCGGGGTTGGCTGCGATATGCTAGGCGATATGGAAGCTTAGAAATAGATTTTGCTTTGATCACAAAATGATCAAAGATCCTGTCGAACTGATCAGCTATTCTACTGTCTTTATGAAATACTAGGCAGGTCTTGATGGTGAAAAAGATGCTGAAGATTTACATCTGGGAGCTGATGGATTAATGAAGCTAGCCACTGCTCAAAGAGCCACTGGAGGAACTCGAGATATGCCTGCTCAAGTGCAAAGGCCACTGATGATCAGAGAGGCGAGAGATGCTGCTGATGAGGAGgaagatatggaggaggaagaacatACTGACATCGCCTGATGAAACAAAAAACGTGGAGAGAATGATCATGGTGGCCGACTTGCTGAAAAGCCTCTCTTCAAAATGCTACCTTTCCTTTGACTGGAAAATATTTTGGTCTTATTCGTTTGTTATGTGGGTGCGTTGTGTCGCCCCTGTTGTTTGAAAAGTTCTGGTTTGGTTTCGTCGTTCGCTTGCTTTAGGCGGCCTTATGTATATATGTGTTGTAGTTGGTCCTGTGAAACTTGCCAGGTGGGCAAGTGATACTTGTTGTTTTTAGTTCTCTCCTGATAATGAAAAATCCGATCCTCGGatagtttggaaaaaaaaaatgctGGTAAGTAAAACGTCTCTTGGTATGCGAGAGAAAAAAGTATGGatgacaaaaaaaaatctaatttATGTTTTGTCTGATCGATCACGAGCCTGCTGCTGCCGTTGGCTAGCGACGTGTACCTGCCAATCGCATCGCATGGCCCCACCAGGTCACCATGCACAAATTTCAGATGCGGCCACATGGCACGCCCCCACATCCTCGTCACGCTACAGCTGCCCAACCAAGACACAAGTTCCTCCCATGTTTGCATCTTCTTCAGCATTATCCTATCCTTGTAAAACCTTCCAATGGCAATTAAGCATGTTATGAAAATGGAGCGTCCGTTGGCCAAAACCAACACATCCACTACCCCTGCAGCCTAAAACTAATCTCCCATATTAACTATAGAGTGCAACAATAGGAAAATAGTAACATACTCTCTCCGTTTTGATTTAATCTACGTCTTAAATTTTTAGATAAACTAGTCATACTATAATTATTAGTACTACTTTAATAATTCATGCTACATTAAGAATAATGATATTCACTAGAAAAAGGAGGACTACTTCATTTTCTGTGTCATTGTTAATTACAaagataaaatataaaacaataaTTTAGAACAAATTTTAGATGTAAAATGTAGAGAGTTGCAGAGTGAAAGGAGTAAGGAAGACATTTTTTATGTACGCTTTCATGTCAACCACATTGTAAACGACACAGCAAATAGAACCAGGCAATCAATCATATTCATTGCATGAAATGTGTGTTCATTAGAAAGGATAACATTATTCATCGCTAAGAACTGGCGGCCACGCTCCTCCAAGGCTGCCGTATGGTCGGATAACTCGAAGATGCCGGCATCTACGTCGTCGCTCGAGGCCTCTAGAGCATGCTGCCGCGCGCTCATGAAGGACTAGAGGAGGACACGCTGCTTTGCAATGGTGGGCGCGTAGGTCGTCATGGATGTCGGTGTCATCACCTAGTCCTCCTCGTCACTCGTCATGGGGCTAAGAGGATACCTCTTCGGCATGGCCTCGCTAATCTGGGTCCAAGCGGTGGGGGAGGGGGCTCGAACCTATGGCTGTGTGGCCTGGCCAGGTCATTGCCGGCCACGATTTATAGGCGCGGCGGCCTGGGAGGGAAAATGTGTGGCCAAGCGGGAGAACGCGGCGGGAAATGGCGGCGAGGACGGGAAATACCGTGCGTGGGCAAGAGGCTTCGGCGGGCACCGACAAAGAATGGCGAGTGCGGGCGGGAAacagtggcgtcgccattaagctTCGGTTAGCAGCAGGGGCCACCATTAGCCACAATTTAGGCATCTGCCTCGGACCGTTAGCGCTACGAATGATAAGCACTATTTTGGCCGCTACCACCCACTGACGGACATGGACCGCAAGACTGTCTATGAGCCGACGCAAACGAACCTGCTTGAACCGTTTTTTTTATCTAAAATGGGATGACTGGTTAGATATGATCTGATCGATTAACCAATAAAGGTTCTCCCAAATACCAATATCGATTGCTGTCATGGCGGCTTCTTCAACTATGGAAAACCTGAATATCACAGACGCATAATGACATGCTAAACTAGGAGCCAAAAAGATGCAAAGCAGAATATTCGCCTCCCAGCGCGCGATCTCTCTCTATTTATAGCCGCTCCTCGCCGTCCGGAGGACAGAGACCAGCACACCCCAACCAACTCCCAACGATACAGACCACCATGCCCGGcaacggcggcgaggaggcgctCAGGCAGCAGTACGTCCTCGGCGAGGAGATCGGTCGCGGCCGCTTCGGAGTCGTCCGCCGCTGCTACTCCGCCGGCACGGGGGAGGTCCTCGCCGTCAAGTCcacgtccaaggcgccgctccGGGAAAAGACCGACCCGCTCGACCTGGCCCTGGCGGAGCAGGAGCCCAAGGTGCACCTCCTCGCCTCGGCACCGCCCTGCAGCGCGCACGTGGTCGCGCTCCACGCCGCCTTCGAGGACGCGCACGCCGTCCACCTCGTCGTCGACCTCTGCGACGGCGGGGACCTCTTCTCCCTCATCTCCGCCCGCGGCCGCCTCCCGGAGCACGAGGCGGCCGGGATCGCGGCGCAGCTCGCCGCCGCGCTGGCCACCTGCCACCGCCGCGGGGTCGCGCACCGGGACGTCAAGCCCGACAACCTCCTCTTCGACGCCGCCACGGGCGCGCTCAAGCTCGGCGACTTCGGCTCCGCGGAGTGGTTCGGGGACGGGAGGGCGATGTCGGGGCTGGTCGGCACGCCCTACTACGTGGCGCCCGAGGTGGTCGCCGGGAGGGAGTACGGCGAGAAGGTCGACGTGTGGAGCGCCG includes:
- the LOC124691027 gene encoding phosphoenolpyruvate carboxylase kinase 2-like is translated as MPGNGGEEALRQQYVLGEEIGRGRFGVVRRCYSAGTGEVLAVKSTSKAPLREKTDPLDLALAEQEPKVHLLASAPPCSAHVVALHAAFEDAHAVHLVVDLCDGGDLFSLISARGRLPEHEAAGIAAQLAAALATCHRRGVAHRDVKPDNLLFDAATGALKLGDFGSAEWFGDGRAMSGLVGTPYYVAPEVVAGREYGEKVDVWSAGVVLYLMLSGTVPFYGATAPEIFEAVLRGTLRFPPRAFANVSPEAKDLLRRMLCRDVSRRLSAEQVLRHPWIVSHGGNAVAD